Proteins encoded together in one Micromonospora auratinigra window:
- a CDS encoding CU044_5270 family protein, translating into MRDLDRKLRDTFSHALADLPTEAPAVGAVKLLAGHPAPARRGRPGRRLLAGVAVAAAVVAGVVVAPSVLPLGSDGPSSTAAAAVLNRTAAAAERAPAPPVPRPDQFVYYREIGSQRGCGLSYELWQAADGRRAGRVVRADGVTVPRPDWRGDPFVLPVQQGCRRMTLDETVPPATRGDWETPTAAFVAGLPTDPEALYERVLRDVTAAGFEDRDQRTFEYLAALLWSGSPYLTPRLRATAMRALSRVPGIRNHGSETDALGRRGIAIGGPLKSDYRLILDAGTGQLLGTAGALAVVRTTSVADSTERPTR; encoded by the coding sequence ATGCGTGATCTCGACCGGAAGCTGCGCGACACGTTCAGTCACGCGCTGGCCGACCTGCCCACCGAAGCACCTGCCGTCGGTGCCGTGAAGCTGCTGGCGGGCCACCCGGCACCGGCCCGACGGGGACGACCCGGACGCCGGTTGCTCGCCGGGGTCGCGGTGGCCGCCGCGGTGGTGGCGGGCGTCGTGGTGGCGCCGTCCGTGCTCCCGCTCGGGAGTGACGGGCCGAGCAGTACGGCCGCCGCCGCCGTGCTGAACCGCACGGCGGCGGCCGCCGAACGGGCCCCCGCCCCGCCGGTGCCCCGACCCGACCAGTTCGTCTACTACCGGGAGATCGGCTCGCAGCGCGGCTGCGGACTGAGCTACGAACTGTGGCAGGCCGCCGACGGGAGACGGGCGGGCCGGGTGGTGCGGGCGGACGGGGTCACGGTGCCGCGTCCCGACTGGCGGGGCGACCCGTTCGTCCTGCCCGTGCAGCAGGGCTGCCGGCGGATGACCCTCGACGAAACGGTGCCGCCGGCGACCAGGGGCGACTGGGAGACACCGACCGCGGCGTTCGTCGCCGGACTGCCCACCGACCCCGAGGCGCTGTACGAGCGGGTGCTGCGTGACGTGACCGCCGCCGGCTTCGAGGACCGGGACCAGCGGACCTTCGAATACCTGGCGGCCCTGCTGTGGAGTGGTTCCCCCTACCTCACGCCGCGGCTCCGGGCGACGGCCATGCGAGCGCTGTCCCGGGTGCCCGGGATCCGGAACCACGGCTCCGAGACCGACGCGCTGGGTCGGCGGGGCATCGCCATCGGCGGCCCGCTGAAGAGCGACTACCGGCTGATCCTGGACGCCGGGACCGGGCAGCTCCTCGGCACCGCCGGCGCGCTCGCCGTGGTCCGCACGACGAGCGTGGCGGACAGCACCGAACGCCCCACCCGCTGA
- a CDS encoding RNA polymerase sigma factor produces MWRAPPEQWDFDDVYRRQWGPLVRFAYVTTESLAHAEEVVQDVFVQLYRHRNRVERPEAWLRHAVANRVTSWVRRRQVERRHRHQPATPAHLPPVTLEFVAMLAPLSARQRAALFLRYHEDLSEQEIATVLGCRPGTVKSLINRALARLRERLDQNA; encoded by the coding sequence GTGTGGCGAGCACCACCCGAGCAGTGGGACTTCGACGACGTCTACCGCCGGCAGTGGGGTCCCCTGGTCCGCTTCGCCTACGTGACCACGGAGTCGCTGGCGCACGCCGAGGAGGTCGTACAGGACGTCTTCGTGCAGCTCTACCGGCACCGGAACCGGGTGGAGCGGCCCGAGGCGTGGTTGCGCCACGCGGTGGCGAACCGGGTGACCTCCTGGGTACGACGGCGTCAGGTGGAACGCCGGCACCGCCACCAGCCCGCGACACCCGCTCACCTGCCCCCGGTGACGCTGGAATTCGTCGCGATGCTGGCCCCGCTCTCCGCACGGCAACGCGCCGCCCTCTTCCTCCGCTACCACGAGGACCTCTCCGAGCAGGAGATCGCCACCGTGCTCGGCTGCCGGCCGGGCACCGTCAAGTCGCTGATCAACCGTGCCCTGGCACGACTGCGCGAAAGGCTGGACCAGAATGCGTGA
- a CDS encoding acyl-CoA carboxylase subunit beta translates to MTLDGEALEQLRKRARAGGADKYHAANAAKGKLFARERVALLVDEGSFVEDGLYANAMAEGLPADGVVTGTATIDGRQVCLMANDSTVKAGSWGARTVEKIIRIIERAYATGVPMVYLVDSAGARITDQVELFPGRRGAGKIFWNQVRASGAIPQVCALFGPSAAGGAYIPAFCDVVAMVDGNASMYLGSDRMVEMVTGEKTTLEAMGGAKVHCAESGVGHFLCKTEADALDVVKTYLSYLPANWRQQPPAAEAKPAPEKADLAALVPASERQAFDMRRYVKGLLDEGSFFEIQALWAKELTIGFGRLDGEVVGVVGNNSMFKGGVLFVDSADKATRFVQLCDAFNVPLLFLSDVPGFMVGSAVERQGIIRHGAKMITAISEATVPKICVVVRKAYGAGLYAMAGPGFEPDATIALPTAKIAVMGAEAAVNAVYANKIAAISDADERAAFVAAKREEYERDIDIVRLASELVVDAIVEPHELRAELVRRFAAARSKERHFSTRRHGVTPV, encoded by the coding sequence GTGACGCTCGACGGTGAGGCCCTGGAGCAGCTGCGCAAGCGCGCCCGGGCCGGCGGTGCGGACAAGTACCACGCGGCGAACGCCGCCAAGGGCAAGCTGTTCGCGCGCGAGCGGGTCGCGCTCCTGGTCGACGAGGGCTCCTTCGTCGAGGACGGCCTCTACGCCAACGCGATGGCCGAGGGGCTGCCCGCCGACGGCGTGGTCACCGGCACCGCCACCATCGACGGCCGCCAGGTCTGCCTGATGGCGAACGACTCCACGGTCAAGGCCGGCAGCTGGGGCGCGCGCACCGTCGAGAAGATCATCCGGATCATCGAGCGGGCGTACGCGACCGGCGTCCCGATGGTCTACCTGGTCGACTCCGCCGGTGCCCGGATCACCGACCAGGTCGAACTCTTCCCCGGCCGGCGCGGCGCCGGCAAGATCTTCTGGAACCAGGTCCGCGCCTCGGGTGCGATCCCGCAGGTCTGCGCCCTGTTCGGGCCGAGCGCGGCCGGTGGGGCGTACATCCCGGCGTTCTGTGACGTGGTGGCCATGGTGGACGGCAACGCCAGCATGTACCTCGGCTCCGACCGGATGGTCGAGATGGTCACCGGGGAGAAGACCACGCTGGAGGCGATGGGCGGGGCCAAGGTGCACTGCGCCGAGTCCGGCGTCGGGCACTTCCTCTGCAAGACCGAGGCCGACGCGCTCGACGTGGTGAAGACCTACCTGTCGTACCTGCCGGCGAACTGGCGGCAGCAGCCGCCGGCCGCCGAGGCGAAGCCCGCGCCGGAGAAGGCCGACCTGGCCGCGCTGGTCCCGGCCAGCGAGCGGCAGGCCTTCGACATGCGCCGGTACGTCAAGGGCCTGCTCGACGAGGGCAGCTTCTTCGAGATCCAGGCGCTCTGGGCCAAGGAGCTGACCATCGGCTTCGGCCGGCTCGACGGCGAGGTCGTCGGGGTGGTCGGCAACAACTCGATGTTCAAGGGCGGCGTGCTCTTCGTCGACTCGGCCGACAAGGCGACCCGCTTCGTGCAGCTCTGCGACGCGTTCAACGTGCCGCTGCTCTTCCTGAGCGACGTGCCCGGCTTCATGGTCGGCAGCGCGGTGGAGCGGCAGGGCATCATCCGGCACGGCGCCAAGATGATCACCGCGATCTCGGAGGCGACCGTACCCAAGATCTGTGTGGTGGTCCGCAAGGCGTACGGCGCCGGTCTCTACGCGATGGCCGGCCCCGGCTTCGAGCCGGACGCGACGATCGCCCTGCCCACCGCGAAGATCGCCGTGATGGGCGCGGAGGCCGCGGTCAACGCCGTCTACGCCAACAAGATCGCCGCGATCTCCGACGCCGACGAGCGGGCCGCCTTCGTGGCCGCCAAGCGCGAGGAGTACGAGCGCGACATCGACATCGTCCGGCTCGCCAGCGAGCTGGTGGTGGACGCGATCGTCGAGCCGCACGAGCTGCGCGCCGAGCTGGTCCGCCGGTTCGCCGCCGCCCGGAGCAAGGAGCGGCACTTCTCGACGCGCCGGCACGGCGTCACCCCGGTCTGA
- a CDS encoding acyl-CoA dehydrogenase family protein, which yields MDFRLSEEQEALRESVREFAREVVAPVIGEHYEKHTFPYEIIRQMGKMGLFGLPFAEEHGGMGGDYFALCLALEELARVDSSVAITLEAAVSLGAMPIYRFGTDEQKAQWLPKLLSGEALAGFGLTEPGTGSDAGGTQTRAVLDESTNEWVINGSKAFITNSGTDITALVTVTAVTGTRPDGAKELSTIIVPSGTPGFTVAPGYSKVGWTASDTHELTFDDCRVPAANLLGERGRGFAQFLRILDEGRIAIAALAVGLAQGCVDESIKYAKERQAFGQPIGNYQAIQFKIADMELKAHTARLAYYDAAARMLAGEPFKRQAAIAKLHASTIAVDNAREATQIHGGYGFMNEYPVARFWRDSKILEIGEGTSEVQRLIIARDLGM from the coding sequence ATGGACTTCCGGCTCAGCGAGGAACAAGAGGCGCTGCGGGAGAGCGTGCGGGAGTTCGCCCGCGAGGTCGTCGCCCCGGTCATCGGCGAGCACTACGAGAAGCACACCTTCCCGTACGAGATCATCCGCCAGATGGGAAAGATGGGCCTGTTCGGTCTTCCCTTCGCCGAGGAGCACGGCGGCATGGGCGGCGACTACTTCGCCCTCTGCCTGGCCCTGGAGGAGCTGGCCCGGGTCGACTCCAGCGTCGCGATCACCCTGGAGGCGGCGGTCTCCCTCGGCGCGATGCCGATCTACCGGTTCGGGACGGACGAGCAGAAGGCGCAGTGGCTGCCGAAGCTGCTCAGCGGTGAGGCCCTCGCGGGCTTCGGGCTGACCGAGCCGGGCACCGGATCGGACGCGGGCGGCACCCAGACCCGCGCCGTGCTGGACGAGTCGACGAACGAGTGGGTCATCAACGGCTCGAAGGCGTTCATCACCAACTCGGGCACCGACATCACCGCCCTGGTCACGGTCACCGCCGTCACCGGGACCCGGCCGGACGGTGCCAAGGAGCTGTCCACCATCATCGTCCCGTCGGGCACGCCCGGCTTCACGGTCGCCCCCGGCTACTCCAAGGTCGGCTGGACCGCCTCGGACACCCACGAGCTGACCTTCGACGACTGCCGGGTGCCGGCGGCGAACCTGCTCGGCGAGCGGGGCCGGGGCTTCGCCCAGTTCCTGCGGATCCTCGACGAGGGTCGGATCGCCATCGCCGCCCTCGCCGTCGGTCTCGCCCAGGGCTGCGTCGACGAGTCGATCAAGTACGCCAAGGAGCGCCAGGCGTTCGGCCAGCCGATCGGCAACTACCAGGCGATCCAGTTCAAGATCGCCGACATGGAGCTGAAGGCGCACACCGCCCGGCTGGCGTACTACGACGCCGCGGCCCGGATGCTGGCCGGCGAGCCGTTCAAGCGGCAGGCCGCGATCGCCAAGCTGCACGCCAGCACCATCGCGGTGGACAACGCGCGTGAGGCGACCCAGATCCACGGCGGCTACGGCTTCATGAACGAGTACCCGGTGGCCCGGTTCTGGCGGGACTCCAAGATCCTGGAGATCGGCGAGGGCACCAGCGAGGTGCAGCGCCTGATCATCGCCCGCGACCTGGGCATGTGA
- a CDS encoding ATP-binding protein, with protein sequence MTPDHDRSRSPGGRTPLPDLLRGHRLAAGLTQAELAGRAGVGVRTVRDLERGRSARPQRTTVGLLADALGLTGAAREGFLAAARPTPAAAPPTAARHLPVTGSAAPASGTPIALPQPVPLLGREQDIAEVAALLDAGHPVVSLVGLAGVGKTALALTVAYAVAADHPAGVAGVLVGEGSDAADVVAASVAVLGARRLADLACQLGDRPALLLVDAVERAPGPVAEALRALVTTAPTLRVLVTGRRPAGCPGELVRPVAPLDVPPAGVTPTDPDELMRWPATALFADRLARVRAEPPTPAELPALAALVRRLGGLPLAIELMAARGRILDVTELLDRYGDRVLDLDTGDAPGWETADRPAAVTLREAVATSYRLLAPAERAALRRLSAFRNRWSVELAEELLADDGTREDVVPLLDRLRELGLLSIRGTGRFRFRLLDAVRDFAGERAADEGELTGIRQRHALVVAGLVRRTAPGLIGAEVPAAVRVLDEATSDVIAALRHAAEHDPVTALRLAASLPRWWRLRGRDVSGRRWLRRLLTDPRIADADPVLRAWALVGAARLALEHGAGPAELPSARAALATFRAAGEVTGELSARSVLCALLPAIGAYDEAREQAQALLEVATRHGRSRGAAVAQTHLTWHDVRTGDLAGARRRLAAVDRLAAECGDERLRLAARADLAEVTRFEGRFADAAAQGRRVAAALAELGDPGQRRRALGTVGLALAELGRAAEALAVVAELRPTRPVPGQRSTARPGEARTRRPEDAVCALIEGHLARHRGDRELAAEWFTAAAEAAAEGGDRRDLIEALVGLAASTADVAVLDRLDRALRSTGFRLLTREEDLLYALVAGLRRG encoded by the coding sequence ATGACTCCCGATCATGATCGTTCGCGGAGCCCGGGCGGCCGTACCCCGCTGCCCGATCTGCTGCGCGGGCACCGGCTCGCCGCCGGCCTCACCCAGGCCGAGCTGGCCGGCCGGGCCGGGGTGGGCGTGCGGACCGTCCGTGATCTGGAGCGGGGCCGTTCCGCGCGCCCCCAGCGCACCACCGTCGGCCTGCTCGCCGACGCGCTCGGCCTGACCGGCGCCGCGCGGGAGGGGTTCCTCGCCGCCGCCCGGCCGACCCCGGCCGCCGCGCCGCCCACCGCCGCGCGGCACCTCCCGGTCACCGGTTCCGCCGCCCCCGCCTCGGGTACGCCGATCGCCCTGCCCCAGCCGGTGCCGCTGCTCGGCCGCGAGCAGGACATCGCCGAGGTGGCCGCCCTGCTGGACGCCGGTCACCCGGTGGTCAGCCTGGTCGGGTTGGCCGGCGTCGGCAAGACCGCCCTCGCCCTGACCGTCGCGTACGCGGTGGCCGCCGACCATCCGGCGGGTGTCGCCGGGGTGCTCGTCGGCGAGGGGTCCGACGCCGCCGACGTGGTCGCCGCCTCGGTGGCGGTGCTCGGCGCGCGCCGTCTCGCCGACCTGGCCTGCCAGCTCGGCGACCGGCCGGCGCTGCTGCTGGTGGACGCGGTGGAGCGGGCACCCGGGCCGGTGGCCGAGGCGCTGCGCGCCCTGGTGACCACCGCACCGACCCTGCGGGTGCTGGTCACCGGCCGTCGTCCGGCCGGCTGCCCCGGCGAGCTGGTCCGCCCGGTCGCGCCGCTCGACGTACCCCCGGCCGGGGTGACCCCGACGGACCCGGACGAGCTGATGCGGTGGCCGGCCACCGCGCTCTTCGCCGACCGGCTGGCCCGGGTGCGTGCCGAGCCACCGACGCCCGCTGAGCTGCCGGCGCTCGCCGCCCTGGTCCGCCGCCTCGGTGGCCTGCCGCTGGCCATCGAGCTGATGGCGGCGCGGGGCCGGATCCTCGACGTCACCGAGCTGCTCGACCGGTACGGCGACCGGGTGCTCGACCTCGACACCGGCGACGCCCCCGGCTGGGAGACGGCCGACCGGCCCGCCGCGGTGACCCTGCGCGAGGCGGTGGCGACCAGCTACCGGTTGCTAGCCCCCGCCGAGCGGGCCGCGTTGCGCCGGCTGTCGGCATTCCGCAACCGCTGGTCGGTGGAGCTGGCGGAGGAGCTGCTCGCCGACGACGGCACCCGGGAGGACGTGGTGCCGCTGCTCGACCGGCTGCGGGAACTCGGCCTGCTCAGCATCCGGGGCACCGGCCGGTTCCGGTTCCGGCTGCTCGACGCGGTCCGGGACTTCGCCGGTGAGCGGGCCGCCGACGAGGGCGAGCTGACCGGGATCCGGCAGCGACACGCCCTGGTGGTGGCCGGGCTGGTCCGGCGGACCGCGCCGGGCCTGATCGGTGCGGAGGTGCCGGCGGCGGTACGGGTGCTGGACGAGGCGACCAGCGACGTGATCGCCGCGCTCCGGCACGCCGCCGAGCACGATCCGGTCACCGCGCTGCGGCTGGCGGCGTCGCTGCCGCGCTGGTGGCGACTGCGCGGCCGGGACGTCTCGGGACGGCGCTGGCTGCGCCGGTTGCTGACCGACCCGCGGATCGCCGACGCCGACCCGGTGCTGCGCGCCTGGGCTTTGGTCGGCGCGGCCCGGCTCGCCCTGGAACACGGCGCGGGGCCGGCGGAGCTGCCGTCGGCGCGCGCGGCCCTGGCAACCTTCCGGGCTGCGGGTGAGGTGACCGGCGAGTTGTCGGCCCGCTCGGTCCTCTGCGCGCTGCTGCCCGCCATCGGCGCGTACGACGAGGCCCGGGAGCAGGCGCAGGCATTGCTGGAGGTGGCGACCCGGCACGGCCGCAGCCGCGGGGCGGCGGTCGCCCAGACCCATCTGACCTGGCACGACGTGCGGACGGGTGACCTGGCGGGAGCGCGGCGTCGACTGGCGGCCGTGGACCGGTTGGCGGCCGAGTGCGGCGACGAGCGGCTCCGCCTGGCGGCCCGGGCCGATCTGGCCGAGGTGACCCGCTTCGAGGGCCGGTTCGCCGACGCCGCGGCGCAGGGACGCCGGGTGGCGGCGGCCCTCGCCGAGCTGGGCGACCCGGGGCAGCGCCGCCGGGCACTCGGCACGGTCGGGTTGGCGCTCGCCGAGCTGGGCCGGGCGGCCGAGGCGCTGGCGGTGGTGGCCGAGCTGCGCCCGACCCGGCCGGTACCCGGGCAGCGGTCGACGGCCCGGCCCGGCGAGGCCCGCACCCGCCGGCCGGAGGACGCCGTCTGCGCGTTGATCGAGGGGCATCTGGCCCGGCACCGGGGGGACCGGGAGCTGGCGGCGGAGTGGTTCACCGCGGCCGCCGAGGCGGCCGCCGAGGGCGGGGACCGTCGGGACCTGATCGAGGCGCTGGTGGGGCTGGCGGCGAGCACGGCGGACGTGGCGGTGCTGGACCGGCTGGACCGGGCCCTCCGGTCGACCGGCTTCCGGCTGCTGACCCGCGAGGAGGACCTGCTCTACGCGCTGGTGGCCGGCCTTCGTCGAGGCTGA
- a CDS encoding MarR family winged helix-turn-helix transcriptional regulator, translating into MNQDVFDDPRITAVGLLFETYAGLSARFAAQFEEHGLSPVEFEVLTRLARSPGNQLRMTDLAAQTSLSTSGVTRVVDRMERDGLIRRRACPSDRRSSYAVVTTAGLTRLDETLPGHLQIIEQWFTGQLEPAALTALLDGLRRVRDAVHPGATAGSTDPAPTGMPSPAGC; encoded by the coding sequence GTGAACCAAGACGTGTTCGACGACCCCCGGATCACCGCTGTCGGCCTGTTGTTCGAGACGTACGCCGGGCTCTCGGCCCGGTTCGCCGCCCAGTTCGAGGAGCACGGACTCTCCCCGGTCGAGTTCGAGGTGCTCACCAGACTCGCCCGCTCACCCGGCAACCAGCTGCGGATGACCGACCTCGCCGCGCAGACCTCCCTCTCCACCAGCGGGGTGACCCGGGTGGTCGACCGGATGGAGCGGGACGGTCTGATCCGCCGCCGGGCCTGCCCCTCCGACCGGCGCAGCTCCTACGCGGTGGTCACCACGGCCGGCCTCACCCGGCTGGACGAGACCCTGCCCGGGCATCTCCAGATCATCGAGCAGTGGTTCACCGGCCAGCTCGAACCGGCCGCCCTCACCGCCCTGCTCGACGGGCTGCGCCGGGTCCGCGACGCGGTCCACCCGGGCGCGACCGCCGGGAGCACCGACCCCGCCCCGACCGGGATGCCCAGCCCCGCCGGCTGCTGA
- a CDS encoding YceI family protein — protein MTSSTAVTREWEGLTIPAAGTYLLDAAHKRVGFVARHMMVSKVRGEFADATATITVAEDPMQSSVTATIQAASINTAQADRDGHLRSPEFLDAEQFPTLEFRSTEVKSRDGNEFVLAGELTIKGVTRPVDLEVEFEGVGRTPFGTDVFGFTATTEIDREDFGLTWNVALETGGVLVGKKIKIEIEGEAVRQA, from the coding sequence ATGACCAGCAGCACCGCGGTTACCCGCGAGTGGGAGGGTCTCACCATCCCGGCCGCCGGCACGTACCTGCTGGACGCGGCGCACAAGCGGGTCGGGTTCGTCGCCCGGCACATGATGGTCAGCAAGGTGCGCGGTGAGTTCGCCGACGCGACCGCCACGATCACCGTCGCCGAGGACCCGATGCAGTCCTCGGTGACCGCCACCATCCAGGCCGCCAGCATCAACACCGCCCAGGCCGACCGCGACGGTCACCTGCGCAGCCCGGAGTTCCTCGACGCCGAGCAGTTCCCGACGCTGGAGTTCCGCAGCACCGAGGTCAAGTCCCGCGACGGCAACGAGTTCGTCCTCGCCGGCGAGCTGACCATCAAGGGCGTCACCCGTCCGGTCGACCTGGAGGTCGAGTTCGAGGGCGTCGGCCGCACCCCGTTCGGCACCGACGTGTTCGGCTTCACCGCCACCACCGAGATCGACCGGGAGGACTTCGGCCTCACCTGGAACGTCGCGCTGGAGACCGGCGGCGTCCTGGTCGGCAAGAAGATCAAGATCGAGATCGAGGGCGAGGCCGTCCGTCAGGCCTGA
- a CDS encoding glutamate--cysteine ligase family protein, translating to MGRDVEQGAFSREDRVRYRQKVRRCLDVFALMLDDFGFDADRPMTGLEIELNLVDNAAEPAMRNDQILADIADPLFQTELGQFNLELNASPRLIEGGGFADYEQDLRSSLSRADERAAKSDARIVMVGILPTLTERHLVADNLSTNERYRVLNDQIVGARGEDIELDIRGVERLQTHTDSIAPEAACTSLQFHLQVAPDSFADYWNASQAIAGVQVAIGANSPFLYGRQLWAETRIALFQQATDTRPDELKAQGVRPRVWFGERWITSIFDLFEENVRYFPPLLPIVEDEDPVEVLHAGGVPELSELRLHNGTVYRWNRPVYDIMNGRPHLRVENRVLPAGPTVVDMLANAAFYFGLARGLAESDRPIWSQLTFSSAEENFHAAARRGIDAVLHWPRLGEVPVTRLVLDTLLPRAAQGLDRFGVAPAERDRLLGIIEQRCRTGRNGAVWQTETVWAAERNRGLDRDAALHHMLKRYAELQRSNEPVHTWPVD from the coding sequence ATGGGCAGAGACGTCGAGCAGGGCGCCTTCTCCCGGGAGGACCGGGTCCGCTACCGACAGAAGGTGCGGAGGTGCCTGGACGTCTTCGCGTTGATGCTGGACGACTTCGGCTTCGACGCGGACCGCCCGATGACCGGTCTGGAGATCGAGCTCAACCTGGTGGACAACGCGGCCGAGCCGGCCATGCGCAACGACCAGATCCTCGCCGACATCGCCGACCCGCTCTTCCAGACCGAGCTGGGGCAGTTCAACCTCGAACTGAACGCCTCGCCCCGGCTCATCGAGGGCGGCGGCTTCGCCGACTACGAGCAGGACCTGCGCAGCAGCCTCAGCCGCGCCGACGAGCGCGCCGCCAAGTCCGACGCCAGGATCGTGATGGTCGGCATCCTGCCCACCCTCACCGAACGGCACCTGGTCGCCGACAACCTCTCCACCAACGAGCGCTACCGGGTGCTCAACGACCAGATCGTCGGAGCCCGCGGCGAGGACATCGAGCTGGACATCCGGGGTGTCGAGCGGTTGCAGACGCACACCGACTCGATCGCCCCGGAGGCCGCCTGCACGAGCCTCCAGTTCCACCTCCAGGTCGCGCCGGACAGCTTCGCCGACTACTGGAACGCCTCCCAGGCGATCGCCGGGGTGCAGGTCGCGATCGGGGCCAACTCGCCCTTCCTGTACGGCCGGCAGCTCTGGGCGGAGACCCGGATCGCGCTGTTCCAGCAGGCCACCGACACCCGCCCGGACGAACTCAAGGCCCAGGGCGTACGCCCCCGGGTCTGGTTCGGGGAACGCTGGATCACCTCGATCTTCGACCTCTTCGAGGAGAACGTCCGCTACTTCCCGCCGCTGCTGCCGATCGTCGAGGACGAGGACCCGGTGGAGGTGCTGCACGCCGGCGGCGTGCCCGAACTGTCCGAGCTGCGCCTGCACAACGGCACCGTCTACCGGTGGAACCGGCCGGTCTACGACATCATGAACGGCCGCCCGCACCTGCGGGTGGAGAACCGGGTCCTGCCGGCCGGCCCGACCGTGGTCGACATGCTGGCCAATGCGGCCTTCTACTTCGGACTGGCCCGCGGCCTCGCCGAGTCCGACCGGCCGATCTGGAGCCAGCTCACCTTCAGCTCGGCCGAGGAGAACTTCCACGCCGCCGCCCGACGGGGCATCGACGCCGTCCTGCACTGGCCCCGGCTCGGTGAGGTGCCGGTGACCCGGCTCGTGCTCGACACGCTCCTGCCCCGGGCGGCCCAGGGCCTCGACCGGTTCGGGGTCGCCCCGGCCGAACGGGACCGCCTGCTCGGCATCATCGAGCAGCGTTGCCGTACCGGCCGCAACGGCGCGGTCTGGCAGACCGAGACGGTCTGGGCGGCCGAGCGGAACCGTGGACTGGACCGGGACGCCGCACTGCACCACATGCTGAAGCGCTACGCCGAACTCCAGCGCAGCAACGAACCGGTGCACACCTGGCCGGTCGACTGA
- a CDS encoding PASTA domain-containing protein, producing the protein MSDDRQEPPPEDADATRPLPRTDRGPAGPEESGAATRGGPAATAPLPPTPAAWSGRAGVPVRPAGGQEPEWYADEQSGRRWWMPILLGILALALVALIGLGVWLLALRAVDRGPGPLPSPSAVPSTAPPTSAAPTTTAPSPSPSTTSPSPTPSEVAMPPLVGLPEAAARAILDRLDVDYRVRTRASDRPAGTVIETDPAAGEPLRDGDRVTLVVAEPAAPTTGAGTPTSAPTATATP; encoded by the coding sequence ATGAGCGACGACCGCCAGGAGCCACCCCCCGAGGACGCGGACGCGACCCGCCCGCTGCCCCGCACCGACCGTGGTCCGGCCGGCCCGGAAGAGTCGGGCGCAGCCACCCGGGGCGGGCCCGCCGCCACCGCCCCTCTGCCGCCCACCCCGGCGGCCTGGTCCGGGCGGGCCGGCGTGCCGGTACGGCCGGCCGGCGGGCAGGAGCCCGAGTGGTACGCCGATGAGCAGTCGGGCCGGCGTTGGTGGATGCCGATCCTGCTGGGGATCCTCGCCCTCGCGCTGGTCGCCCTCATCGGTCTCGGGGTGTGGTTGTTGGCGCTGCGTGCCGTGGACCGGGGTCCCGGCCCGCTCCCGTCGCCCTCGGCCGTGCCGAGCACCGCTCCACCGACCAGTGCCGCACCGACCACGACCGCGCCGAGCCCGTCGCCGTCCACCACCTCACCCAGCCCGACGCCCAGTGAGGTGGCCATGCCGCCGCTGGTGGGGCTGCCGGAGGCCGCCGCCCGCGCGATCCTCGACCGGCTCGACGTGGACTACCGGGTGCGGACCCGTGCCTCGGACCGACCGGCCGGCACGGTGATCGAGACCGATCCGGCGGCCGGCGAACCGCTGCGGGACGGGGACCGGGTCACGCTCGTGGTGGCCGAGCCGGCGGCCCCGACGACCGGTGCGGGCACGCCGACCTCCGCGCCGACCGCCACGGCGACGCCCTGA